One window of Pelmatolapia mariae isolate MD_Pm_ZW linkage group LG18, Pm_UMD_F_2, whole genome shotgun sequence genomic DNA carries:
- the ift22 gene encoding intraflagellar transport protein 22 homolog — protein sequence MFKAKILFVGPNESGKTVLANFLSDTTENVGGEYRPTQGVRILEFESQPEGSSDKSCEVELWDCSGDFKFESCWPAVMKDSSGVVIIFNPDVPSHLKEIETWHSMFISSQGLQDSQCLLIAHHKPGSGVEDRRLPLASHLSRLLLIHSNLEEEPEDVRQAFCRYLGNVVNAMSESREREEMSIIT from the exons agtGGGAAAACAGTTCTTGCAAATTTTCTCTCAGACACAACAGAAAATGTGGGCGGTGAATACAGACCTACTCAAGGAGTCAG GATACTGGAATTTGAATCACAGCCTGAGGGCAGCAGTGACAAGTCGTGCGAGGTTGAACTTTGGGACTGTTCAGGGGATTTCAA ATTTGAGTCATGCTGGCCTGCAGTCATGAAGGACTCCAGCGGTGTGGTGATCATTTTTAACCCCGATGTTCCAAGTCACCTCAAAGAAATAGAGACGTGGCATTCGATGTTCATCTCCTCTCAAGGTCTGCAGGACAGCCAGTGTCTGCTCATAGCTCACCACAAGCCTGGCAGTGGAGTGGAAGACAGACGGCTACCTTTAG CGTCACATCTAAGCAGACTGCTGCTCATTCACTCCAACCTGGAAGAAGAGCCAGAGGATGTAAGGCAAGCTTTCTGCAGATACCTGGGAAACGTCGTGAACGCGATGTCGGAGAGTCGAGAGCGAGAGGAGATGTCCATCATTACGTAG